The following proteins are co-located in the Haloplanus sp. HW8-1 genome:
- a CDS encoding PQQ-binding-like beta-propeller repeat protein — protein MNTNDCVQSRDITSTRRGALKIVGSAIGASILATTPTAAQKPSSGPRQQWAFDTGDRVVSSPTVADDTVFFGSHDENVYAVNAQSGERKWIFETRGKIRSSPTVADGTVFIGSGDSTLYAVDAESGEQKWSFPSSVSVQYRSKPVVVDDTVFVSSGYDSIYAVDAESGDKKWSIGTISTNKYSAPTVADGTLFVGGGTKLYAIGTDTGFLGDAGEKQWAFESDEMIYSSPTVVDGTVFVGSADSHLYAIDAESGEKQWAFEAAGAIYSSPTVADGTVFVGSGTDLEDGLDVSLYAVDVKSGEQQWAFETDNFVESSPTVADGTIFVGSDDKHLYAVDAESGEKQWAFETGDEVHSSPIVADGTVFVGSWDGNLYAIDAGVSGSSEGSRVNGPLGTADDETSMVGPGFGVLGSLAALGSAGYLFERRLTGQESE, from the coding sequence ATGAATACAAACGACTGTGTACAGTCCAGAGACATTACTTCTACTCGTCGAGGAGCACTCAAAATCGTCGGCAGTGCAATTGGTGCATCAATACTGGCAACTACACCCACAGCAGCACAGAAACCATCCTCGGGCCCTCGCCAACAGTGGGCATTCGATACTGGGGACCGTGTTGTGTCGTCGCCCACGGTAGCCGATGACACCGTTTTCTTTGGGAGTCACGATGAAAATGTCTACGCTGTCAATGCACAGAGTGGAGAGCGAAAGTGGATCTTTGAGACCCGTGGTAAGATTCGATCGTCGCCGACGGTGGCCGATGGCACCGTCTTTATTGGGAGCGGTGACAGCACCCTCTATGCAGTTGATGCTGAGAGTGGCGAACAAAAGTGGAGTTTCCCTTCATCAGTCAGTGTTCAATATCGTTCGAAGCCGGTGGTAGTCGATGACACAGTCTTCGTTTCAAGCGGCTACGACTCGATTTATGCGGTAGATGCCGAGAGTGGTGACAAAAAGTGGAGCATCGGCACCATTTCTACCAATAAATATTCGGCGCCGACAGTGGCTGATGGCACCCTTTTCGTCGGGGGTGGTACCAAACTTTACGCGATTGGTACCGATACCGGATTCCTCGGAGATGCCGGCGAGAAACAGTGGGCCTTTGAATCCGACGAGATGATTTATTCGTCGCCGACGGTAGTTGATGGCACCGTCTTCGTCGGGAGTGCTGACAGCCATCTCTACGCAATTGATGCCGAGAGCGGTGAGAAACAGTGGGCCTTCGAAGCAGCGGGCGCAATCTATTCTTCCCCGACGGTTGCCGATGGAACCGTCTTTGTCGGAAGTGGCACTGATCTCGAAGATGGTCTCGACGTCAGCCTCTATGCGGTCGACGTCAAGAGCGGCGAGCAACAGTGGGCCTTTGAAACTGACAATTTTGTCGAGTCGTCGCCGACGGTGGCTGATGGAACCATCTTCGTCGGGAGTGATGATAAACATCTCTACGCAGTGGACGCCGAGAGTGGGGAGAAACAGTGGGCCTTCGAGACCGGCGATGAAGTTCACTCGTCACCCATCGTCGCCGATGGCACTGTCTTCGTTGGGAGTTGGGATGGCAATCTCTATGCAATTGATGCCGGCGTCAGCGGGTCAAGTGAGGGATCACGTGTTAATGGGCCCTTGGGAACAGCTGATGACGAAACATCGATGGTAGGGCCTGGATTCGGGGTTCTAGGTAGTCTTGCGGCACTTGGGAGTGCAGGTTATCTGTTCGAACGCCGACTAACTGGACAGGAGTCCGAATGA
- a CDS encoding ADP-ribosylglycohydrolase family protein: MDLDRARGVLLGLACGDALGRPVEFTSASEISAEHGRLDEMVGHGTWNQPAGTITDDTEQALCIARSLVERQTLDPTDIAERFVAWYDSGPFDIGEMTRRALRRLKRCEAWDEAGQHVWENSPEEQNAGNGSVMRCAPLAIPYATDWDRLVEVSRQSSQITHADPRCTEGSTVLNLTVAGLLEDAETPLQDALDYVGADAPDALVAALRPLARGDSPDTLETSGYVVHSLQTALHDGLVVDSAKDAIVTAVNRGGDTDTVGAIAGAVAGARFGASQLPDRWLSAVDETDELETLAERLVEVA; encoded by the coding sequence ATGGATTTGGATCGGGCGCGTGGTGTCCTCCTTGGGCTAGCGTGTGGGGATGCGCTTGGCCGGCCAGTCGAGTTTACGTCTGCGTCGGAGATCAGTGCTGAACATGGACGGCTCGACGAGATGGTCGGGCACGGCACGTGGAACCAGCCAGCCGGGACGATTACAGACGACACCGAACAAGCGCTGTGCATCGCCCGAAGTCTGGTAGAACGCCAAACGCTCGATCCGACGGATATCGCAGAGCGGTTCGTCGCGTGGTACGACAGTGGCCCGTTCGACATTGGAGAGATGACCAGGCGGGCGCTGAGACGTCTCAAACGCTGTGAAGCGTGGGACGAGGCGGGCCAGCACGTGTGGGAGAACAGTCCGGAAGAGCAGAACGCGGGGAACGGGAGTGTGATGCGGTGCGCGCCGCTCGCCATTCCGTACGCGACGGACTGGGATCGGCTTGTCGAGGTGAGTCGGCAGTCCTCGCAGATCACGCACGCTGACCCGCGGTGTACCGAGGGCAGCACGGTGCTGAACCTCACAGTGGCTGGTCTGCTCGAAGATGCTGAGACGCCGTTACAGGACGCGCTCGACTATGTCGGTGCGGACGCACCTGATGCGCTCGTGGCGGCACTCCGACCGCTTGCGCGTGGCGACTCGCCCGATACGTTGGAGACATCGGGCTACGTTGTGCATTCGCTGCAGACGGCACTCCACGATGGCCTTGTCGTGGACAGTGCCAAGGACGCGATTGTGACGGCGGTGAATCGTGGTGGTGATACGGATACGGTTGGGGCGATTGCGGGTGCAGTCGCTGGGGCGCGGTTTGGGGCGTCACAGCTTCCGGATCGATGGCTAAGTGCTGTCGACGAGACCGACGAACTCGAAACACTGGCCGAGCGACTCGTGGAGGTGGCGTAA
- a CDS encoding HNH endonuclease codes for MQHAFRVGQQYRDTGSYRNPEDQFLRWIRGPLDTGIKNTGGIRDLGADRSDTPAALVLVSNDSGISQHDDPWEDTLAVNAGYISYWGDAKASNPYDKSAQNQKIKAAFDNAAAGRREDVSPVLVFRKPESGVVEFCGLCVPDHFEVHAYQADDGTQVPNYRFHFSILNTNAVPVTWLHDRARQNDDSEAPAVWQQWIQTGEVAQWPTGEPLDSSGRIRRYETSEITVSDAFRADILDRYDHACTLTGIREDELLDLAHILPRSQHPELAEHPENVLVLNSLHHRAFDAALFTIDSDYRIQASPAFDPAHPFLRETILDREGEQLSLPPTVEIRSSFLEELNTGLSWL; via the coding sequence ATGCAGCACGCCTTTCGGGTCGGGCAGCAATACCGCGACACTGGCAGTTACCGCAACCCGGAGGACCAGTTCCTGCGGTGGATCCGTGGTCCGCTCGACACCGGCATCAAGAATACCGGCGGCATCCGTGATCTCGGTGCGGACCGGTCCGATACCCCTGCTGCGCTCGTGCTCGTCTCCAACGACAGCGGCATCTCTCAGCACGACGACCCGTGGGAGGACACGCTCGCCGTCAACGCCGGCTACATCAGTTACTGGGGCGACGCAAAGGCCTCAAACCCCTACGATAAATCCGCGCAGAACCAGAAAATCAAGGCTGCCTTCGACAACGCTGCGGCCGGTCGGCGCGAGGATGTCTCGCCAGTCCTCGTGTTCCGCAAACCCGAATCAGGCGTCGTCGAGTTCTGTGGGCTCTGCGTTCCCGACCACTTCGAAGTCCACGCATACCAGGCCGATGACGGGACCCAGGTCCCGAATTACCGGTTTCACTTCTCGATCCTCAACACCAACGCCGTCCCCGTCACGTGGCTGCACGACCGCGCCCGGCAGAACGACGACAGCGAGGCACCGGCCGTCTGGCAGCAGTGGATCCAGACCGGAGAGGTGGCCCAGTGGCCGACCGGAGAACCCCTCGATTCGAGTGGCCGGATTCGCCGCTACGAAACATCCGAAATCACCGTAAGCGACGCCTTCCGGGCAGACATACTCGACCGCTACGACCACGCGTGTACCCTGACCGGTATTCGAGAAGATGAGCTGCTTGATCTCGCACACATCCTCCCACGAAGTCAACACCCAGAACTCGCCGAACATCCGGAAAACGTTCTCGTATTGAACTCACTGCACCACCGCGCGTTCGACGCCGCGCTGTTCACCATCGACAGCGACTACCGCATCCAAGCAAGTCCCGCATTCGACCCAGCCCATCCGTTCCTCCGCGAAACGATTCTTGACCGGGAAGGCGAACAACTCTCCCTCCCACCCACTGTGGAGATCCGTTCATCCTTCCTCGAAGAACTCAACACTGGCCTCTCGTGGCTATAG
- a CDS encoding DUF7342 family protein: MDITDIPDDAYPGDESPPDIDELESPESLLKGGPIRERLLDVVTGLRTPSKVSAIADLADCDTETARDYLEWFDEMGLVHRHDGRPVRYERNDAYFQWRRIDHIREDYSEQEIVEALSDAIDQIEDYRDQFDTDDPDDVSLVEASRDMPTENAWEALSEWKTLERRAALLDAARRDQPAAGSTPGHIDA; this comes from the coding sequence ATGGATATCACTGACATTCCAGACGACGCGTACCCTGGCGACGAATCACCGCCAGACATCGACGAACTGGAGTCACCCGAATCGCTGCTCAAGGGCGGACCGATCCGCGAGCGACTTCTTGACGTCGTCACCGGGCTTCGAACCCCCTCCAAGGTATCCGCTATCGCTGACCTCGCTGACTGCGATACCGAGACGGCTCGAGACTATCTGGAGTGGTTCGACGAGATGGGACTGGTCCACCGCCACGACGGCCGCCCGGTCCGATACGAGCGCAACGACGCGTACTTCCAGTGGCGACGCATCGACCACATCCGCGAGGACTACTCCGAACAAGAGATCGTCGAGGCGCTTTCGGACGCTATCGACCAGATCGAAGACTACAGAGACCAATTCGACACAGACGACCCCGATGACGTCTCCCTCGTCGAAGCCAGCCGGGACATGCCCACTGAAAACGCGTGGGAGGCCCTCTCCGAGTGGAAAACTCTCGAACGCAGAGCGGCCCTCCTCGACGCCGCGCGACGTGACCAGCCAGCCGCTGGGAGCACCCCTGGTCACATCGATGCCTGA
- a CDS encoding ATP-binding protein has product MAGTRTPRSGLMAGRSDVVGTVAGPGEDPNEFVFVTPSDRSIKTGEFITYTVSADGGERSVFARVTNRELIRGLPEGFLADPEVGPETVAATLGVPTDDTELYRLTATVIGYYDTDMTTFANPRQLPDPGTPLSIAPDQQLETVLPNLGCETDSTDVAGLDGIAHVGWLLNRPAEATNIHIPIEEFASTHLAILASTGSGKSYTASVLIEEMMRPSARASLLVFDPHGEYDTLADMQGEAAFQDEDGYEPDIVYYDPERLRVRISELEIGDVMAILDNPSNRMQERLSTAWRAMQRQESRTWGVDELIAEMERIYGDDDASVGALEWRLRRSIERNDLFHPEENVPLDEIVDAGQCTVLQMDTLDRWDQQLITTVLLRRMYRERLDDVRDRESAIDHPIFALFEEGHRFAPASGDAPSLGIMRTITSEGRKFGFGLGIISQRPSKIDQDVLSQCGTQISMQIQNPNDQDAIKNSVEAAGEDVLRELPGLTPGQAVVSGDAMNTPALIQVRQRRTPHGAGSRPVIEEWHDAYDERQRKPTRSEGADFGEGDSTGVQDLD; this is encoded by the coding sequence GTGGCAGGCACGAGAACGCCGAGGAGTGGTCTAATGGCTGGCCGCTCAGACGTCGTCGGGACCGTCGCTGGACCGGGTGAAGATCCGAACGAATTCGTGTTCGTAACCCCGTCGGACCGGTCGATCAAGACGGGCGAGTTCATCACGTATACCGTCTCGGCCGATGGCGGCGAGCGGTCGGTCTTTGCTCGTGTCACGAACCGCGAACTGATCAGAGGCTTGCCGGAGGGGTTCCTCGCCGATCCAGAAGTCGGCCCGGAGACGGTCGCGGCGACACTCGGTGTGCCGACCGATGACACCGAGTTGTACCGACTGACCGCAACGGTCATCGGATACTACGACACCGACATGACTACGTTCGCCAATCCGCGACAGCTCCCGGATCCGGGAACACCGCTGTCGATCGCTCCGGATCAGCAACTCGAAACGGTGCTTCCGAACCTCGGGTGTGAAACGGACAGTACGGATGTGGCTGGCCTGGACGGCATCGCGCACGTCGGGTGGCTGTTGAACCGTCCCGCTGAAGCGACGAACATTCACATCCCAATCGAGGAGTTCGCCTCGACACACTTGGCGATCCTCGCATCGACTGGTAGCGGGAAATCCTACACTGCGTCTGTCTTGATCGAGGAGATGATGCGGCCGAGTGCACGCGCATCACTACTCGTGTTTGACCCGCACGGCGAGTACGATACCTTGGCTGATATGCAGGGCGAGGCGGCCTTCCAGGATGAGGATGGGTATGAGCCGGATATTGTGTACTATGACCCGGAGCGACTTCGCGTTCGCATCTCTGAACTGGAGATCGGCGACGTGATGGCGATCCTGGACAATCCGAGTAATCGGATGCAAGAGCGGCTTTCGACGGCGTGGCGCGCGATGCAGAGACAGGAGAGTCGGACGTGGGGCGTAGACGAACTCATTGCCGAAATGGAGCGGATTTACGGTGACGATGACGCAAGTGTTGGTGCCTTAGAGTGGCGACTCCGACGGTCGATCGAGCGGAATGATCTCTTCCATCCCGAAGAAAACGTCCCGTTGGACGAGATTGTGGATGCAGGACAGTGTACAGTGCTTCAGATGGACACGCTGGATCGATGGGATCAGCAACTCATCACCACCGTTCTCTTACGACGGATGTATCGAGAGCGACTCGATGACGTGCGGGACCGCGAGTCTGCAATCGACCATCCGATATTCGCGCTCTTTGAGGAAGGTCATCGGTTTGCCCCGGCCTCTGGTGATGCTCCGTCGTTAGGAATTATGCGGACGATCACATCCGAAGGCCGCAAGTTCGGGTTCGGGCTCGGAATTATCAGTCAACGACCGTCGAAAATCGATCAAGACGTACTATCACAGTGTGGGACGCAGATTTCGATGCAAATCCAGAACCCGAACGACCAAGACGCGATCAAGAATTCTGTCGAAGCCGCCGGCGAAGATGTTCTCAGAGAACTTCCAGGGTTAACGCCCGGGCAAGCAGTCGTCTCAGGGGATGCGATGAACACGCCAGCCTTGATCCAGGTTCGACAGCGACGCACGCCCCACGGGGCTGGAAGCCGGCCAGTCATCGAGGAATGGCATGACGCCTACGATGAACGGCAGCGCAAACCGACGCGATCAGAAGGAGCTGACTTCGGTGAGGGTGATTCGACAGGAGTGCAAGATCTGGACTGA
- a CDS encoding DNA double-strand break repair nuclease NurA has product MPIDKRGVASELEANVETIESYLEDDTGIVERYRDAFQRLPDEWTSDDIRAALQDASYPGASPTGEFDAVDSIIVPYPESDGWENHEEVNKWAREIIRDVPVLAVDGSQLPPTTQFNVPLAYVQAAWAVNHHHAEGRLDRGVEGRLLTPDEVTQESSDGDYRFVDSQLVGHHRFEHEGQLLIDQLSAIADARDAGDIDHTPVAFYDGPLIASFANPLKPETRERYISTLSRVIAASQHHEIPLVGYVAGSSATELVKMTRLLLPTEFGTDRVIPDAHVLTELMSPWGDTTIPFISKRDGSIDALQATYDGEAYEFRDDILFSYLNVPPGAGLDRIEFPGWLCRSDGPDAYDSMYEYTVDIVRAEAGIGRGYPEILQQVDSDAVLDHQDRQQFQRVVQRWADSNDVPLEWNAKALSKELRRR; this is encoded by the coding sequence ATGCCGATCGATAAACGCGGTGTCGCGTCCGAATTGGAGGCGAACGTTGAGACGATCGAGTCGTATCTCGAAGACGATACGGGGATCGTTGAGCGGTATCGAGACGCGTTTCAGCGGTTGCCCGACGAGTGGACGTCCGATGACATTCGCGCGGCGCTGCAGGATGCATCATATCCAGGGGCGTCTCCGACGGGCGAGTTTGATGCCGTGGACAGCATCATTGTCCCGTACCCGGAGAGTGACGGGTGGGAGAATCACGAGGAGGTCAACAAATGGGCGCGGGAGATTATTCGTGACGTCCCGGTGCTGGCTGTCGATGGGTCACAGCTCCCGCCGACAACACAATTCAATGTCCCGCTCGCGTACGTCCAAGCGGCGTGGGCAGTCAACCACCATCACGCCGAGGGACGGCTTGACCGCGGCGTTGAGGGACGGCTCTTGACGCCTGACGAGGTCACGCAAGAATCGAGCGACGGTGACTACCGGTTCGTTGATTCCCAACTCGTGGGTCATCACCGGTTTGAGCACGAGGGCCAGCTCCTCATCGACCAACTCTCGGCGATAGCCGACGCGCGTGATGCAGGTGACATCGACCACACGCCGGTCGCGTTCTATGACGGGCCGTTGATCGCGTCATTTGCAAACCCATTGAAGCCAGAGACCCGAGAGCGGTACATCTCGACGCTGAGTCGCGTTATTGCGGCGAGTCAACACCACGAGATTCCGCTGGTCGGGTACGTTGCCGGGTCGTCCGCCACTGAACTGGTGAAGATGACGCGACTGCTCTTACCTACTGAATTCGGGACTGATCGCGTTATTCCCGACGCCCACGTGCTGACCGAGCTAATGAGTCCGTGGGGCGACACGACGATCCCATTTATCTCGAAACGCGACGGGAGCATCGACGCGTTGCAGGCAACGTACGACGGGGAAGCGTACGAATTCCGCGACGACATCCTGTTCTCGTACCTCAATGTACCGCCAGGTGCTGGACTCGACCGGATCGAGTTCCCTGGCTGGCTCTGCCGCAGTGACGGGCCTGACGCCTACGACTCGATGTACGAGTACACCGTCGATATTGTCCGGGCAGAAGCAGGGATCGGGCGAGGATATCCTGAAATCCTGCAACAGGTCGATAGCGACGCCGTGTTAGACCATCAGGACCGCCAGCAGTTCCAGCGAGTCGTCCAACGGTGGGCTGACTCGAACGACGTGCCGCTCGAATGGAACGCCAAAGCACTCAGCAAGGAGCTTCGACGACGATGA
- a CDS encoding AAA family ATPase, whose protein sequence is MRITEVALEDIKSYADRTVVPIEGGVTAILGENGAGKSTIQEAIGFALFDSLPFNNKEFVREGASSGTVEVTFEQDTQNGTERYRIVRSVGRSKYGVHRYDPDADEWIDQDIDSKKQLVDWLCARFDVDDGDELSSLWSSSIGVPQTRFLSDFSQTPRNRKATFDALLNLDAYEEAWKTLKDIPDAIESQQQDLRSDIDTLTGEVQGLPDKRAEAESLADDVAAIEERIERKSSELSEKEAEYEELEAVEEEIERLDQEVDSLERDIDSTESNLETAKEELAAAEEAQEKCEANREGYREYKQASERQEELEEREAERDKLAEKRDAQEDTIKEIRFEVEQLEEDLEELEEARETLEAREADKERYEKLDDRIKSLKDREDDIEALEEEIEQLAEEIEEKEEEIESVEETIAEIEAKWEETTNPETLSDEINDREARRKQLASERERLEEQLDRLRDTDVDAPCPTCDRPLNEGHRSEAIEQRETRIEEIETEREELAEELAELRERREAAREVKQRVDKLPVHRDKIESLENEIENLRTGKKEKEAELADLEDDLAALPDLEAERDDLEEAYDEYQTAEFRVEEHVDVPAELDEKRAKLEEEQSALAEIKDELEQFDGLDEELAEVKETLEETESAYQTYIKHEQQASQVDERQERVDELESKLADLEADLEGTEAKLEETKTSFDDERFETLASEIEELKREIQRAKGTLDEKEENLRKEREEIEELETKIEERQEKLQQLKELKADQQFAKWVRENVREAGPKMREIITDRIGSRANELFRSIRGASAETLEWTSDYEIVVHDADVQKSFSTLSGGEKMAAALAVRLAILEQLASVGVAFLDEPTANLDRQKKRNLVTQLKQLDSFEQLTVISHDQTFDSMTDYTITVEKDRQTSEVSVN, encoded by the coding sequence ATGAGAATCACGGAGGTTGCGCTGGAAGACATCAAGTCCTACGCCGACCGGACTGTCGTGCCGATCGAGGGCGGCGTGACGGCAATTCTCGGTGAGAACGGCGCGGGGAAGTCGACGATTCAGGAGGCCATCGGGTTCGCGTTGTTCGACTCGCTCCCGTTCAACAACAAGGAGTTCGTGCGGGAAGGCGCAAGTTCGGGCACTGTCGAGGTCACGTTCGAGCAAGACACGCAGAATGGGACGGAACGGTACAGAATTGTCCGGTCGGTTGGTCGGTCGAAGTACGGCGTCCACCGATATGATCCAGATGCTGACGAGTGGATCGACCAGGATATCGATTCCAAGAAGCAGCTTGTGGACTGGTTGTGCGCGCGCTTCGATGTTGACGATGGAGACGAGCTGAGTAGTCTCTGGAGTTCTAGTATTGGGGTGCCTCAGACACGGTTCCTATCCGACTTCTCGCAAACGCCCAGGAATCGCAAGGCAACGTTCGATGCGCTGCTGAATCTGGACGCGTACGAGGAGGCGTGGAAGACGCTCAAGGACATCCCGGACGCGATCGAGAGCCAGCAACAGGACCTTCGTAGCGACATCGATACGCTCACCGGCGAGGTACAGGGGCTGCCGGATAAGCGAGCGGAAGCGGAATCACTGGCCGATGACGTTGCGGCGATTGAGGAGCGTATCGAGCGGAAATCAAGTGAGTTGTCGGAGAAGGAGGCTGAGTACGAAGAGCTGGAGGCCGTCGAAGAGGAAATCGAACGGCTTGACCAAGAGGTTGACTCGCTGGAGCGGGACATCGACTCGACGGAGAGCAATTTGGAGACAGCGAAGGAGGAACTCGCAGCGGCCGAAGAGGCACAGGAGAAATGCGAGGCGAATCGTGAGGGGTACCGTGAGTACAAGCAGGCGAGCGAGCGGCAGGAAGAGTTAGAGGAGCGGGAGGCTGAACGAGACAAGCTGGCTGAGAAACGCGATGCACAGGAAGACACGATCAAGGAAATCAGATTCGAGGTCGAACAGCTGGAAGAGGACTTGGAAGAACTGGAGGAGGCTCGGGAGACGCTGGAGGCGCGTGAAGCGGATAAGGAGCGGTACGAGAAACTCGATGACCGCATCAAGTCGCTGAAAGACCGTGAAGACGACATTGAGGCGTTAGAAGAGGAAATCGAGCAGTTGGCCGAGGAGATTGAAGAGAAGGAGGAGGAAATCGAGTCGGTAGAGGAGACGATCGCGGAGATCGAAGCGAAGTGGGAGGAGACAACGAATCCGGAAACGCTCTCCGATGAAATCAACGATCGGGAGGCGCGCCGGAAGCAGTTGGCGAGCGAGCGTGAGCGGCTTGAAGAACAACTGGATCGGTTGCGTGACACGGATGTTGATGCGCCGTGCCCGACGTGTGACCGGCCGTTAAACGAAGGCCATCGGTCGGAGGCAATCGAGCAGCGTGAAACTCGAATCGAGGAAATCGAGACGGAACGCGAGGAACTGGCTGAAGAACTGGCTGAGTTGCGTGAGCGGCGTGAGGCGGCGAGGGAAGTCAAGCAGCGTGTCGATAAGCTGCCTGTTCATCGGGACAAAATCGAATCGTTGGAGAATGAGATCGAAAACCTGCGAACCGGGAAGAAAGAGAAGGAAGCGGAGTTAGCGGACTTGGAAGACGACTTGGCGGCCCTCCCGGATCTTGAAGCCGAGCGAGACGACTTAGAGGAGGCGTACGACGAGTACCAGACTGCCGAGTTCCGGGTTGAGGAGCATGTTGATGTGCCTGCAGAGTTGGACGAAAAGCGCGCCAAATTGGAGGAGGAACAGTCGGCGCTCGCGGAGATCAAAGACGAGTTAGAGCAGTTTGACGGCCTGGATGAGGAGTTGGCGGAGGTCAAGGAGACGCTGGAGGAGACGGAATCGGCGTATCAGACGTATATTAAGCACGAACAGCAGGCGTCGCAGGTGGATGAGCGGCAGGAGAGAGTCGACGAACTGGAGAGCAAGCTCGCGGACCTCGAAGCGGATCTCGAAGGGACAGAGGCCAAACTGGAAGAAACGAAGACATCGTTCGATGATGAGCGATTCGAGACGCTTGCATCAGAAATCGAGGAACTCAAGCGTGAGATCCAGCGGGCCAAAGGGACGCTTGATGAGAAGGAGGAGAACCTGCGGAAGGAGCGCGAGGAAATCGAGGAATTGGAGACGAAGATAGAGGAGCGCCAGGAGAAACTCCAGCAACTGAAAGAACTGAAAGCGGACCAGCAGTTCGCCAAGTGGGTCCGGGAGAACGTCCGGGAAGCCGGGCCGAAGATGCGGGAAATCATCACCGACCGGATTGGGTCCCGGGCAAATGAGTTGTTCCGCTCGATTCGCGGCGCGTCGGCTGAGACGCTGGAGTGGACGAGCGATTACGAGATCGTCGTGCATGACGCAGATGTTCAGAAGTCGTTTTCGACGTTGAGTGGTGGGGAGAAGATGGCGGCTGCACTCGCCGTGCGGTTGGCGATCCTAGAGCAGTTGGCATCGGTCGGCGTCGCATTCCTAGATGAACCAACGGCGAATCTCGATCGGCAAAAGAAACGGAATCTCGTCACGCAGCTCAAACAGCTGGATAGCTTCGAGCAACTCACGGTCATTAGTCACGACCAGACGTTCGATTCGATGACTGACTACACGATTACCGTCGAGAAAGACCGGCAGACGTCGGAGGTGTCGGTCAATTAA